The window GCTGGACTACCTCCTGGAACTCGGGGTTACGGCCGTCGAATTGATGCCCGTACACCAGTTCATCCACGATGCCCATCTGGTCGAAAAGGGTCTCCGGAACTATTGGGGGTACAACTCCATCGCCTATCTGGCCCCGCACAACGAATATGCAGCGAAGGGGCGCTTGGGGGAGCAGGTCCCCGAGTTCAAGCAGATGGTCAAGATGCTGCACCAGGCCGGCATCGAAGTGATCCTGGATGTCGTTTACAACCACACCGCCGAAGGAAATCATCTTGGTCCGGTGCTTTCTTTCAAAGGGATCGACAATGCAGCCTATTACCGTCTGGTGGAAGGGGATCCCCGGTACTACATGGATTATACCGGGACCGGCAACACCCTCAACATGCGGCATCCTCATGTGCTGCAGTTGATCATGGATTCACTCCGTTACTGGGTGCTCGAGATGCATGTCGACGGCTTCCGCTTCGATCTGGCGGCGGCTCTTGCCCGGGAGCTTCACGATGTCGACCGCCTTTCGGCATTTTTCGACCTGATCCAGCAGGATCCCGTAGTGAGCCAGGTCAAACTGATCGCGGAGCCATGGGATGTAGGCGAGGGGGGGTATCAGGTGGGGAACTTCCCACCTCTTTGGTCCGAATGGAACGGCAAGTACCGCGACTGCATCCGGAGCTTCTGGCTCGGCGAAGACCAGGCGCTTGCCGGGTTCGCTTATCGTCTGACCGGAAGTTCCGATCTTTATGAGAGGAACGGGCGCAGGCCTTACGCCAGCATCAATTTCATTACAGCGCACGATGGGTTCACCTTGCAGGATCTGGTGAGCTACAACGAAAAGCACAATGAAGCGAACGGGGAGGAGAGCAGAGACGGAGAAAACCACAACCGTTCGTGGAACTGCGGGGTGGAAGGACCCACCGCCGACCCGTCGATTCTGGCACTGCGGGGGCGGCAGAAACGAAACCTTTTGGCCACGTTGTTCTTCTCTCAGGGCATTCCGATGCTTCTGCACGGGGATGAGGCCGGGCGAACGCAGAATGGAAACAACAATGTCTATTGTCAGGACAACCCCCTGTCCTGGTTCAACTGGGAGGAACTGGACGAGGACTTCCTTGCCTTCGTACGAAAACTCATCGCGCTGCGGAAGGATCACCCGGTTTTCAGGAGAAGGGGCTGGTTTTTGGGGCGCGCCATCCACGGGAGCGAAGTGCACGATATCGGGTGGTTTGCCCCAGGCGGCGAACAAATGACGGAGGAGGCCTGGCACAGCGCCTCGGTAAAGGCGTTGAGCGTCTTTCTGAACGGGGATGCCATCCTCTATCCGGATGCCTATGGAGAAAGGGTGGTGGACGACAGCTTCTTGATTCTTTTCAATGCCCATCAGGAGGCGCTTTCCTTTAAATTGCCGGGTCCGGAGTGGGGTGAACGCTGGCGCCCGGTGCTCGAGACGGGGGAAGGATGGGGCTTGGCCTCTGGGACCGGGAGGCGGGAGTACGAGAAGGTCTACGGGGCTTTGGAGGAGGTACGGATCGGGGAGCGGACCGTTCTCTTGCTGATGAGGGTGTGACGGAAAAATGAGGTCGGACGGAATGAAGAAGATTCCCAGAGCGACCTACCGCATGCAGTTTCATTCGGGGTTCACGTTTTACGATGCGGCGGGTTTGAGCGACTATCTCGAGGCGCTCGGAATCAGCCATTTATACAGTTCGCCCTGTTTGAAGGCGGTCAAAGGGAGCACCCACGGCTACGATGTGGTGGATCATTCGCGCGTCAACGAGGAACTCGGCGGAGAAGCAGGGCGAAGGGTGCTGTGCGAAGCGCTCGCCAGGCGCGGACTGGGAATGGTGCTCGACATCGTCCCGAACCACATGGCTGTCGGGACCCCTGAAAACCGCTGGTGGTGGGATGTCCTCGAAAATGGTCCGTCGAGCCCTTACGCCGCTTATTTCGACGTGGACTGGAACCCCCCGGAGGACCGCCTGGCCAACAAGATCCTGCTGCCGATCCTGGAAGACCATTACGGCAGGGTCATCGAGGCGGGGAAGGTCAGGGTGCTGCGAGAGGGGGCGCGATTCGTGATCCAGTATGCCGGGCACCGGCTGCCGGTGGCGCCCCGCTCGCTTTCCGCGTTGTTGGCCGAGGCTGCCGAGAGGGCGTCGTCGGACGAACTGGCCTTTTTTTCCGAGGCCTTGTCCGCCCTGCCGCTCCCCACTTCCACCGACGCTGCGAGCATCCGGCGCCGCCAGCGCGACAGGAGGGTCATCGGCGGGCAGCTTTCCGAACTGCTCGAGCGGGCGCCTGCGTGCGCGCGGGCACTCGACGAGGTGGTCGAAGAAGAGAACCGGTCGATCGACCGGCTGGATTTTTTCCTGGACCAGCAGAATTACAGATTGGCTTATTGGCGAGCGGGAGCGCATGAACTCGGCTACCGGCGGTTCTTCGACATCGCCGCTCTGGCGGGCCTGCGCATCGAATTCGAACAGGTATTCCTAGAGACGCATGCCAGGATCCTCGAGTGGGTTCGGGACGGCAGTCTGGACGGCCTGCGGATCGATCATCCGGATGGCCTGCGGGATCCCGGGGAATATCTCACGCGCCTGCGAAGAGCGGCTCCCCATGCCTGGATCGTGGTCGAGAAGATCCTCCAGCCGGGCGAACGTCTGCCGGACGGGTGGGATGCCGCCGGGACGACAGGCTATGACTTCCTGAACCTGCTGGGCGGCCTGTTCGTCCACTCTGCGGGAAAGGAACCGCTCTCGGCGTTTTATGCGGATTTCTGCGGTGAACGGAGCGAATACGCGGCCATAGCCCTGGAGAAAAAGCGCCAGGTCCTGGCCGAGCTCTTCGGGAGCGAAGTGAACCGCCTCACCGAGCAGCTGGTGCAGATCTGCGAGCGCCACCGGCGCTACCGGGACTACACGCGCCACGATATCCAGGGCGCTTTGCGTGAGATCATGGCCTGTTTCGATGTGTACCGGACCTACGTGCGCCCCGGTGAGGGTCCTGTCCGGGAGCAAGACCGTGCCGTCATCGTGGAGGCTGTCGAGAGGGCATCGGAGAACAGGGCCGAGATCGAAACGGACCTCTTCGGGTTTATCGGGAAGATTCTGCTGATGGAGGTCCGCGGTGAGGCAGAGGCGGAGTTCGTCCTGCGTTTCCAGCAGGTGACTGGGCCTGTGGCGGCCAAGGGGCTCGAGGATACGACCTTTTACTGTTACAACCGGCTGATCGGGCTGAACGAGGTAGGGGGGGACCCCGCCGCCTTCGGGGTTTCGCTGCAGGCGTTCCATGAGGCGATGCTGGAGAAGGTGCGGCGTGAGCCTCATGGCATGCTCTCCACCTCGACCCACGACACCAAGCGGAGCGAAGACGTGCGCGCGCGGCTGGCCCTCCTCTCCGAGATTCCGGCGGATTGGGGTAGGGCAGTGCGGGCCTGGTCGCTTGAAAATGAGCGTTACAGGCGCGCCGGTATTCCTGATCGGAATTTCGAGTACCTCCTCTACCAAACCCTTGTGGGGGCCTGGCCTATCGAACCGAAGCGCGTCAGGACCTTCGCGTTGAAGGCCGCCCGCGAGGCCAAGACGCATACCTCCTGGACGAAACCGGTGCGGGAGTACGAGGCCGGTTTGGATCGTTTCGTTCAGCTGATCATGCAGAACGAGGCCTTTCATTCGAAGATCGAGGACTTCGTTCAAAAGCTTGTCCTGCCCGGGAGATTGAATTCCCTATCGCAGATGCTCATCAAACTGACGGCGCCCGGGGTGCCGGATCTCTATCAGGGGAGTGAACTCTGGGATCACAGTCTGGTCGATCCGGACAACCGCCGCCCCGTCGATTTTTCATTGAGACAGCGGCTGCTGTCGGAGTTAAAAGAACTCGGCCCGGCTGATGTGCTTGCGCGGATGGACGAGGGGCTTCCCAAGTTGTGGTTGATCCAGAAGACGCTGGAACTCAGGAAGCGGCGGGAGGCGTTCTTCCTTTCCCAGGACTACGCACCGCTCTACGCCTGCGGGCGGAAGGCCGAAGCGGTTGTAGCCTTCTCCCGCGCCGGAAAGGTTGTCGTTGTTGCGCCGCGCTTCCCCTTGAAAGGCGGCGGAGAGTGGGGGGATACGAGCCTCGCGCTTCCACCGGGGCGCTGGCGGGATGCCTTTTCCGATGCCCGTTTCGAAGGGGGCGAACGGCGGGTGGCAGACCTTCTGCGGCTTTTCCCTGTTGGTCTTTTGTGCGAGGAGGACAAGCAGTCCCCCTCCCGGAAGTGAGCTGTTCAAATGGAGCCGGAGAGGGGGTGAGGGCGTTCTCGATCGAGACCCGGACGTCTGCCTCGCGGGAACCGGAGAGCGGCAGTGTCCTAGGAGGATGGGCGAGTGTGGTCAGGTCCGCCCCCTGGAGTGCGGATTTTTAAGAGAGCTCGATCCGGTCTCTCTGACCGTGCAGGATTCCGAAGATCATGGTCAAGTATTCCCGCAGGTGCCGGGTGATCAGAAAGTTTTCCCGCACGAATGCCTTCGCTTTTGCGCCGATCCTGCGCATTTCCTCAGGCTTGTGGAACAAATACCGGATCCGCAAGGCCGCCCCCTCCGGGGTGTTGACCAGAAATCCGGTGTGGTGGTCGATCACCTGGATCCGGATGCCGCCCGTGTCGCCTCCGATGACGGGTTTTTCCTTCCACATCCCCTCCGTTACGGTCAGCCCGAACCCTTCCTTGACTGATTTTTGGATCACGATGTCCGCGGCCCGCTGAAGGGCGTTGATGGTCCGATGGGCGTCGGGCGGCAGCAGAAGTACATGGATGTCGGGATCGTGGTCTGCGGCTCTGCGCACTTCCTCCAAAACGGCCTCTCCTTCGGGGTCGTCCGAGGCGCCGCCGCCTGCGAGAACCAACTGGATGCCAGGCACGAAGCGCTTCGCCATTCGATAGGCCTCGATGACTCCTACGGGGTCTTTGAAGCGGTCGTAGCGCGAAATCTGAACGACAGTGGGGCGCTCTGGGTCGATACCGAATCGCGCTCGGACCTCCGCGACCTCTTCCAACTCGAGGTCGACGTTCTTTTCGTGCAGGGGGTCGATGCTCGGCGGGATCAAATAGATGGAATGGGGAAGCCGCCGCGCGAAGGCCGCGAGGGAAAAAACGCTGGCATCGTAATGCCTGACATGTTCGTAGAGGTATTTCCAGACCGCGCGGGAGGGGTGACTGGCATCGATATGACAGCGCCAAAGCCACTTGTTTTTCCGGCGCGGATAGTGGCGGATCAGCGCCGCAGGTTGCGGGTCATGAACGATGACGATATCCGCTTCTTCGAGGATGCCCCTCAAATTTTCAGCTGCTTCAGCGTTGGCCGACTCGTATGCCTTGAAATGGAAATCGGGTATGGAAACCTGCCTGCCCTGCATGCCGTTGTGGAAGGCCTTCGTGCATTCGTAGAAATCCTGGCCCCCGCTGATGACCTCCCAATGCGTCTCGATGCCGAGTTCATTCATGAGGGGGACCATTTTGTGCAGAATCTCCGCCACGCCTCCCCCGAGGCGCGTGGAATTGATGTGCACAAGGCGCATTCCCTTGAGCGGGGCGGCGAGTTGATAGAGATGCCCCACCACATCCTGGCCGGTGATCTCGGCATATTGCGCGAGCATAGTCGAGAATCCATTCATTCTAAGGCCTCTGCTCTCCGGAAAAGTGGGAAACGAAAGACTTCAGCAGTTCCATACGCAGGTCTGAAAGGGATGAGAAATAGGGGTCGATCCGTGCGATGGCGTCACACAGCGGCTCGTAGGAATCTCCCTGCGAGCGGAGCCAGAAGCGGAAGTCGTCCAGATGGTTCCGGTTGCGCTGTCTTGCATCGATGAAATGAAAGAAGATGCTCCCGAGCGATATTGTCGGCAGCACCCGCGTCAGCATCGCCGCATCGGTTACCTGGACGTTCGGGTTGAAGACCACGATTTGCGAGCGGATGAACTCGAACTGGCGATCCCTCTCCGCCCAGGCAGGCGTATCGGTCTGGTAGAGGGCGTCTTCCATGATGTCTAAGAGTTCCGCGCGCAGATTCTCGATCGTGTCGAATGCAGCCGGATCGATGACTGCCAGACGTTCGGCGAGGGCCTTGTTGTGGAGGCTCCGATACACCCAGATGGCGAAATCGTTGTGGTATTCCGGGTCATCGAAACGGGGACGGAGAAGCCCGCCCCAGAAGTGGTAATAGATGCTTGCAGGGTCGATACGTTCGATGATCTCTCTTAATTCACGCAGATTCCGGGCTTTTTCTCCGGTGGCGATGGCGATCAGCGCGCAGTCTTTGATGGCGAAAGGGTCGGTCTGGATCGTTTCCATCATAACACCTGTTGAAGCACTAGGGTTGGATGTTTCCCCGGTGTCAGGGGTGAAAAAGCCTCCCGCTGTTAGCCCGGCGACCGATAGTGCCGCAGGGATCGCCTTACGCCTAACAGACACACGGAGGCTGCTCAACCGGGCGGTTTTCTAAACGTGCCCTTTGAGCATTCTATGAAATTCTAGCGCAGATGATTCAACTTTTCAATCGCTTCAGAACAGCGGCGTTTTTCAGGCGCCCCCCGGACTGGCCTGTACGGGCCGTTGAGGCCGGTTTCACATCCGGTGCTCGGGAACGATCATCCGTCACGACCGCGGCGACCTCCAGGTCGCCTCCGCGCAAGCGTGGGATTCCCTTGATATTGCTTAAAAAGCCTCCTTTCTGGATTGGAAACTGGGCTCTAGCGGGAAATCATTTCCGGATGGACGCTTCCTTTAGAAAATAGGCGGTCTGCAAGAAGGGTGCACCCGAGGAACCTCAGGGAGCGGTCCGGCGCATTCCTCAAAACATCAATGAAACTGCCGCCGGAAGCGCCACAGACCGATGCCGAACACCGTGGCGCCGATGAGCGCCATGGCGAGGATGTCGTCCCAGAGGAGCTTCAGGCCGGCGCCCTTGAGGAGGATGCCGAAGCTCGCGTCGATGAAATAGTGCAGCGGGGAAAGGGTCATGAAGAACACCATCACACGGTTCATGGCCTCGGGAGGGGTCCAGTTGCCGGATAGAAAGAGCATCGGGGCCACCATCAGCACGGTCAGCATGCCGACCTGGGCCATGTTCCGGGCGAAGGTGGCGGCGAGAACTCCGAGGCCGGCGGTGGTGAAGACATAGAGCGCCGTCACGGCGAAGAAAAAGAGCAGGCTCCCCCGGAAGGGGAGATGGAAGACGGCCCCGAGGACGGAGAAGAGGCAGAGGGCGGTGCCGGCGAGGATCACCGCCGACATCGCCGCGATCTTGGGCAGCACGATCTGGAAGGAGCTGAGGGGCGAGACGAGGAGCTGCTCGATCGTGCCCCGCTCCTTTTCCCGCACGAGGGCGGCGGCCGGGAGCAGCACGACCAGCACGGTGATGATGTTCAGGAGCTCGGTCAGGGACATGAACCAGGTGTTGTTCTGGTTAGGGTTGAACCAGACGCGCGTCTGGTTTTCGATCAGCGGCATCCGTTCGAGGGCGTCCTCCCCGAGCCCCGCGCGCCGCATGCCGACCTCCATCCCGTACCCGCTGACGATTTCCGACGCATACGATGAGGCCAGGAAACCCAGCACGGAGTTGGTGGTGTCCACCAGGAGGAGGACATCGGCTGATTCGTCTTCGAGCAGCCGCTTTTCGAAGTGCTCAGGAATGTCGAGCACCAGCATCGCCTCGCCCCGGTCGAGAAGAGCGATTCCGCCCCGCTCGTCCGCGGTTTCCCCCATGAAGCGGAAATAGGGCGGGCGGAAGCGGTGGATCAGTTCGCGGGAGGCGGTCGAGCGGTCGTGGTCCTGCACGAAGAGGCGCGCCTGCTTCAGCTCCAGGCTGACGCCCGACCCGGCCAGATAGATGTCCAGGGTGAAGGCGTAAAGGATGAAGAGCATGAGGATCGGGTCGCGGTAGAGCTGTCGCAGCTCCTTCACGGTCAGGGATGCGACGCGCTGAAACCAGACCCTTGGGGAAGACGAAATGCTTCGGGTGTGTCCGCTCATGCCTTCGGCCTCTTGCTGAACAGGATGAAGCCAGCAGAAAAGACGATCAGGGCGTAGACCGCAAGCACCAGGAGATCACCCCACAGGACCTCGAGACCGATGCCCTTCAGGAAGCTTCCTACCGCGATATTGGTGTAATACATGGCCGGGATCAGGTGGGCGGTGATCTTGGCCTGGCCCGAGAGGGAGGCGATGGGGATCAGAAACCCCGAATACAGGACGGCGGGCACCAGGGTCAGGATGACGGTCACGATGATGGCGGCGATCTGGGTCCTCACGA of the Desulfatiglans anilini DSM 4660 genome contains:
- a CDS encoding glycosyltransferase yields the protein MNGFSTMLAQYAEITGQDVVGHLYQLAAPLKGMRLVHINSTRLGGGVAEILHKMVPLMNELGIETHWEVISGGQDFYECTKAFHNGMQGRQVSIPDFHFKAYESANAEAAENLRGILEEADIVIVHDPQPAALIRHYPRRKNKWLWRCHIDASHPSRAVWKYLYEHVRHYDASVFSLAAFARRLPHSIYLIPPSIDPLHEKNVDLELEEVAEVRARFGIDPERPTVVQISRYDRFKDPVGVIEAYRMAKRFVPGIQLVLAGGGASDDPEGEAVLEEVRRAADHDPDIHVLLLPPDAHRTINALQRAADIVIQKSVKEGFGLTVTEGMWKEKPVIGGDTGGIRIQVIDHHTGFLVNTPEGAALRIRYLFHKPEEMRRIGAKAKAFVRENFLITRHLREYLTMIFGILHGQRDRIELS
- a CDS encoding DUF5752 family protein, translating into MMETIQTDPFAIKDCALIAIATGEKARNLRELREIIERIDPASIYYHFWGGLLRPRFDDPEYHNDFAIWVYRSLHNKALAERLAVIDPAAFDTIENLRAELLDIMEDALYQTDTPAWAERDRQFEFIRSQIVVFNPNVQVTDAAMLTRVLPTISLGSIFFHFIDARQRNRNHLDDFRFWLRSQGDSYEPLCDAIARIDPYFSSLSDLRMELLKSFVSHFSGEQRP
- a CDS encoding ABC transporter permease — encoded protein: MSGHTRSISSSPRVWFQRVASLTVKELRQLYRDPILMLFILYAFTLDIYLAGSGVSLELKQARLFVQDHDRSTASRELIHRFRPPYFRFMGETADERGGIALLDRGEAMLVLDIPEHFEKRLLEDESADVLLLVDTTNSVLGFLASSYASEIVSGYGMEVGMRRAGLGEDALERMPLIENQTRVWFNPNQNNTWFMSLTELLNIITVLVVLLPAAALVREKERGTIEQLLVSPLSSFQIVLPKIAAMSAVILAGTALCLFSVLGAVFHLPFRGSLLFFFAVTALYVFTTAGLGVLAATFARNMAQVGMLTVLMVAPMLFLSGNWTPPEAMNRVMVFFMTLSPLHYFIDASFGILLKGAGLKLLWDDILAMALIGATVFGIGLWRFRRQFH
- the glgX gene encoding glycogen debranching protein GlgX — protein: MDLNVWPGEAYPLGATYDGVGTNFSLFSEAAERVELCLFDEQGREARVDLAERTAFCWHGYLPDIAPGQRYGYRVHGPWNPEAGHRCNPGKLLLDPYSKAVDGLVDWNEAVFQHCFNDPEGPANTADSAPYVPKSVVVNPYFDWGNDRPLRRPLHETVIYEVHVKGFTARHPGIPPEIRGTFSGLSHPLVLDYLLELGVTAVELMPVHQFIHDAHLVEKGLRNYWGYNSIAYLAPHNEYAAKGRLGEQVPEFKQMVKMLHQAGIEVILDVVYNHTAEGNHLGPVLSFKGIDNAAYYRLVEGDPRYYMDYTGTGNTLNMRHPHVLQLIMDSLRYWVLEMHVDGFRFDLAAALARELHDVDRLSAFFDLIQQDPVVSQVKLIAEPWDVGEGGYQVGNFPPLWSEWNGKYRDCIRSFWLGEDQALAGFAYRLTGSSDLYERNGRRPYASINFITAHDGFTLQDLVSYNEKHNEANGEESRDGENHNRSWNCGVEGPTADPSILALRGRQKRNLLATLFFSQGIPMLLHGDEAGRTQNGNNNVYCQDNPLSWFNWEELDEDFLAFVRKLIALRKDHPVFRRRGWFLGRAIHGSEVHDIGWFAPGGEQMTEEAWHSASVKALSVFLNGDAILYPDAYGERVVDDSFLILFNAHQEALSFKLPGPEWGERWRPVLETGEGWGLASGTGRREYEKVYGALEEVRIGERTVLLLMRV
- the treY gene encoding malto-oligosyltrehalose synthase, which gives rise to MKKIPRATYRMQFHSGFTFYDAAGLSDYLEALGISHLYSSPCLKAVKGSTHGYDVVDHSRVNEELGGEAGRRVLCEALARRGLGMVLDIVPNHMAVGTPENRWWWDVLENGPSSPYAAYFDVDWNPPEDRLANKILLPILEDHYGRVIEAGKVRVLREGARFVIQYAGHRLPVAPRSLSALLAEAAERASSDELAFFSEALSALPLPTSTDAASIRRRQRDRRVIGGQLSELLERAPACARALDEVVEEENRSIDRLDFFLDQQNYRLAYWRAGAHELGYRRFFDIAALAGLRIEFEQVFLETHARILEWVRDGSLDGLRIDHPDGLRDPGEYLTRLRRAAPHAWIVVEKILQPGERLPDGWDAAGTTGYDFLNLLGGLFVHSAGKEPLSAFYADFCGERSEYAAIALEKKRQVLAELFGSEVNRLTEQLVQICERHRRYRDYTRHDIQGALREIMACFDVYRTYVRPGEGPVREQDRAVIVEAVERASENRAEIETDLFGFIGKILLMEVRGEAEAEFVLRFQQVTGPVAAKGLEDTTFYCYNRLIGLNEVGGDPAAFGVSLQAFHEAMLEKVRREPHGMLSTSTHDTKRSEDVRARLALLSEIPADWGRAVRAWSLENERYRRAGIPDRNFEYLLYQTLVGAWPIEPKRVRTFALKAAREAKTHTSWTKPVREYEAGLDRFVQLIMQNEAFHSKIEDFVQKLVLPGRLNSLSQMLIKLTAPGVPDLYQGSELWDHSLVDPDNRRPVDFSLRQRLLSELKELGPADVLARMDEGLPKLWLIQKTLELRKRREAFFLSQDYAPLYACGRKAEAVVAFSRAGKVVVVAPRFPLKGGGEWGDTSLALPPGRWRDAFSDARFEGGERRVADLLRLFPVGLLCEEDKQSPSRK